The Benincasa hispida cultivar B227 chromosome 9, ASM972705v1, whole genome shotgun sequence genome has a segment encoding these proteins:
- the LOC120085494 gene encoding uncharacterized protein LOC120085494, translated as MASEMLKQLDVYIFSLIAFAIWHEHNQLVFYGQIFPFFHSIWWAVNLVESINYQPELVPDPSSRSPSLIMLAPHWSTPPPDSFKVNSDTAYLDGKVIVDAIVCDSCVDVMLIMESHFPLMGSVDLAEAIAMFIWVSNALDSGIPLFGLKLNPTFFGTFWFGIIPVRMKYRLSLRLLEISIVLTLSLVFHRLITSITPSLMV; from the exons AT GGCTTCTGAAATGTTGAAACAATTGGATGTATATATCTTTTCCCTTATTGCATTTGCCATTTGGCATGAGCACAACCAACTAGTTTTTTATGGCCAaatctttcctttttttcattCTATATGGTGGGCAGTAAATCTGGTGGAGTCTATCAATTATCAGCCTGAGTTGGTTCCTGATCCTTCGAGTCGTTCTCCCTCCTTGATTATGCTAGCTCCCCATTGGTCAACCCCTCCACCAGACTCGTTTAAGGTGAACTCTGATACTGCTTATTTGGATGGAAAAGTTATTGTCGATGCCATTGTTTGCGATTCATGTGTTGATGTTATGCTCATTATGGAAAGTCACTTTCCTTTGATGGGATCCGTGGATCTAGCAGAAGCTATTGCCATGTTTATTTGGGTTTCCAATGCTCTTGATTCTGGTATTCCTCTCTTTGGGTTGAAACTGAATCCAACATTCTTTGGAACTTTTTGGTTTGGAATTATACCTGTGCGAATGAAATACAGACTTTCGTTGAGGCTCTTAGAGATCTCCATCGTTCTGACACTATCCTTGGTTTTCCATAGGTTAATCACAAGTATAACTCCCTCACTCATGGTTTAG